The nucleotide sequence CAGGTACTGGTGGTGGCGCAGTTTGCCATCGCCATTGCCCTGATCATCAGTACGATGGTAGTATACAATCAAATGAAGTACATTCAGAATTACCGCCTCGGCTACGCAAAGGACCAGGTACTGCTGCTGGGTGACGCGGGCGACTCGACCACCAATTACGAAGCGTTCAAGCAACAACTCATCCAGACCGGAGTCGTACGAGACATGGGCCGCTCGTCGCGGATTCCGTCGGGACGGCTGCTCGACTCGTACAATGGCCGCACCATGAGCGGCGATAGCATGGCACCGATCAACATCAATCTGCGGGCTCTGCGGGTGGACTATGATTTCATTCCGACGTATCAGATCGGGATGGCAGCCGGGCGCAATTTTTCCCGCGAATATGCCACCGATACGGCCATGATAGTACTGAACGAAACGGCGGCACGTCTGCTGGGCTGGACGCCCGAGCAGGCCATTGGCAAACCTTTTGAATACGGTCCCGCCAACGGGCAGGTGATCGGCGTGACGAAGGACTACCACTTCGAGTCGCTGCACCAGGAAGTATCAGCCATTGCTATGGTCCTGACCCCACGTCAGCTCAACTGGATCTCGGTACCTCTGGAAGGCAATATTCCTGCCGGTGTACAACGTGTAGAAGCCGTCTGGAAGCGCTTCTTCCCGGAGCGTCCTTTTGAATACCAGTTTCTGGATGAGCGTTTTGATCGTCTCTATGCCCGTGAGAATACCCAGCAATCGCTGTTTAGCATTTTTGCGGGCGTAGCCATCCTGATTTCCTGCCTGGGATTGTTCGGGCTGTCGATGTTCATGGCGGAGCAACGTACCAAAGAAATCGGCATCCGTAAGGTACTGGGTGCTTCGGAGGCGAGTCTGGTGGCGCTCTTTTCCAAAGATTTTATGAAACTGGTGGTTGTGGCGTTGGTGATTGCCTCGCCCATTGCCTGGTACGCCATGCACACCTGGCTCACGGGCTTTGCCTACCGTACCGATATCCATTGGTGGGTTTTTGTGCTTGCGGGTGGAATGACGGTGCTGATTGCGTTGCTGACGGTAAGTTTTCAGAGTGTGAAAGCCGCTTTGATGAATCCGGTGAAGTCGCTTCGGTCGGAGTAAGCTGGCTAGAATCGGGTAGGGGTACCTATTTAAAAACCTCCCGAAGATTCAACTCGATATTCATGGTCACGTCGCGAAGTTTTTCATGCCCATGAAAAAAGGTATAGTGGAAAGGATTGTCATATACCAGAATCGCCTGAAGGTCAGGTACCACAATCCAACAGGATTTTACACCAAAATAAAAATAGGGCTCCAGCTTACTGACCATATCTTTGGTGCTTTGGGAGGGGGATTGGATCTCAACGACCAACAAAGGAGCATCGGTCCGGCGGGAAGGATCATTTTTGTAATCCAGCTCACTTGCCGGATACAGTACCAAATCAGGGGTACTTCCGAAGGGGTGTGTATCCAGAGCAACCTCGCTGGCAATTCGGTACTGATTGGGATAGCTTACCGCAATATGAACAATCAGATTGGCTTGAATAGCTCCGTGAACAAGTGTAGGCATGGGTTTCCCTCTTTCGAGTTCGTAAGGTGAAAGTTCTTGGACGGGTACGGTTTCGACTGATGGTTCCATCATTTTTCCGGGTATAGTTTCTAACAAATATAACAAAATTCAAACGCCATGTTCGCCAATTCGCTTAAAATCGCCTTCCGCAGTCTTTGGAAAAATAAGGGGTATACATTCCTTAATACCGCCGGGCTGGCCCTGGGTATGGCGTGTAGTATTCTGGCCGCCCTGTGGACATACGATGAATTGACGTACGATCAATTCCACGAAAACTACAAGACGATTTATCAAGTAGGACGCAATTCGGAACGAGACGGAACCATCGTGACCAATAAGAATACACCCTACCCCCTGGCCGAAGGGCTGAAGCAAACCTACCCCGACATTGCCCGCGCCAGCCGCGTCACACATCCTGCCGAGCGACTGCTCGCCGCCGCCGATAAGAAAATCTATCAGGATGTGCTTCTGGTAGATCCGGACTTCCTGAAAATGTTTACATTTTCACTCAGCCAAGGTACCCCTGCTACGGCTTTGTCCGATCCCAGGTCGATTGTGTTGAGTCAGAAAACAGCTACTTCGTTGTTTGGAGAAGAGAATCCGCTCGGTAAAATCGTCAGCTTCAATAACCTGATCGACGTTAAAGTGACGGGCGTGCTGGCCGACATGCCGGCCAATTCTACCTTAAAATTCGATTGCGTTTTGCCCTACAGTCTTTATCCGATTATGGATGATTTTTACAAAACCCTGGATGACAACTGGGGCAACAATGTCGTCAGGACTTTTATAGAATTAAAACCTAAGGTCACGGCGGAGCGGGTAGTGGCGAAGATCGCGCCATTTCTGACCGCCAACGACGAAACGGTAAAGCAAACCCTCATGCTCCACGCCATGCCGGACTGGCGGTTGCGTGATAAGTTTGAGAATGGCAAAATTACGGGCGGAATGATCGACTACGTCCGCATATTCCTATGGGTGGCGGGTTTCGTACTGCTCATTGCCTGCATCAATTTCATGAACCTGAGCACCGCCCGATCAGAAAAGCGGGCCAGGGAGGTAGGTGTTCGCAAAGCCGTCGGCTCATCGCGCGGGCGATTGGTAGCGCGTTTTCTGGGGGAGTCGAATTTGCTGGCATTCCTGGGTTTTGCTTTGGCCGTTTTGTTGGTAGTGCTTTTGCTTCCCTGGTTCAACCAGCTGACCGACAAGGAGATTTCACTGCCTTATACCCAGCCCGTAGCCTGGCTGATCGGCCTGGGCATTACCTTGCTTACGGGCATGGCGGCGGGGCTGTACCCGGCCTTGTATCTGTCTTCCTTCCAGCCCGTGCGGGCCTTGAAAAATGTAATACAGATTGGAAAAAGCGCGGGCGTTCCCCGGAAAGTGATGGTAGGTTTGCAGTTTACTATTTCCATTCTGCTTATTATCAGTGTATTGGTTATCGGCAGGCAGCTGCGCTACACGAAAGATCGTACGGTAGGCTATGATCGATCCAACCTTATCATGGCCGAATTTCCCGACCAACTCAGGCAAAAAGAGGAGGTACTCCGAAACGAACTCCTGAACTCGGGGTTTGTCAGTTCGGTAACGGGTACCCTGGCCCCGATGACCGAGATTTGGAATACGAATGGGGTGCGCTACGATGGCGACAAAAATACGACATTGGTGACCGTCAGTTCGGACTACGACTATGTGGAAACATTTGGGATCAAGTTGAAATCGGGACGTAGCTTTTCGCGTGATTTTGCCACCGATAGCTCGGCCGTATTGCTGAACGAATCGGCGGTGAAAGCCATGAATCTGAGCGAGCCGCTGGGGGTAAACATCGAGCACTGGGGAAAAACGTACCATGTGATCGGGGTGATCGACGACGTACTGATGGATTCCCCCTACGAGAACGTACGACCTACTGGGGTTTTCTTCGATCAGAAACATCTGTACACCTTGAACATCAGGTTCCGGGAAGGGGTAAACACGCGGGAAGCCCTGGCAGGTACCAAGGCCATTTATGAAAAATTAGCCCCGGCTTATCCTTTCGCCCACAAGTTTGTCGATGAAGAATATGATCGGAAGTTCGCCAGCGAAGAGCGAATCGGAAATCTGATCAATGCTTTTGCCTTACTCACTATTTTTATTTCCTGCCTTGGCTTGTTCGGCCTGGCGGCCTACACCGCCGAGCGCCGTACCAAGGAAATCGGCGTCCGCAAGGTACTGGGCGCGGATGTGTCCAGCATTGTCCTGATGCTTTCCAAAGAGTACGTGTACCTGATCGGCATCGCATCCCTACTGGCTGCTCCCGTGGCCTGGTATTTCCTGCACGACTGGCTGCAGAACTATGCCTACCGGATCGAGATTCCCTGGTGGATTTTTATCCTCTCAGGGGTGCTGGCGCTGGCGGTCGCCTTGTTGACGGTTTCGTTTCAGTCGGTGAGAGCCGCGCTGATGAATCCGGTGAAGAGTTTACGGAGCGAATGAACAAAAAGGCCGATAGCTATTGACTTAAAACCAATCACCTATACGATGCTTACGAACTACCTCAAAATCGCCTGGCGAAATGTGTGGAAACACTGGTCATACAGCCTGGTCAATGTAATGAGCTTGGCCCTGGGAATGGGTGTGTGTATTCTGATCGGGCTTTTCGTGCTTACCGAGCTGAATTTTGACCGGTTTTGGAAAGATAGCGACCAGGTGTACCGTATCAACCAGATCAATTCTTTTGAAGAAGAACACGAGGCTGCTTATGTATCTATTCCGGTGGGCCCGGCGGTAGCCCGGCAGGTGGCGGGCGTGGAAGCGACCACGCGCCTGTTCCGGAGGAGTGGGAGCATGAAAGTAGCCCTACCCAAGACACCGCCCCAACTCTTTCAGGAACGTGATGTGATTTTTGTTGATTCTGCCTTCTTTCAGGTATTTACTCAGCCTTTGGTAGAGGGCAATCCAATTGGCGTACTAAAAGCTCCGGCATCGGTCGTCCTTTCGGAATCAGCGCGGCGTAAATATTTCGGAGACGGAAATGCCCTGGGCGAGGTGATCCGTTATGAAGATCGCGTGGATTTGACCGTAACCGGAGTTTTTGCGGATCCTCCCGCGACCACCGATCTGAAAGCCGATTTCCTGATTCATTTCGAAACGCTCTTTTCGGTTGAACCCGAGGGTACTGCTGATTTTTTACGCCGCGACTGGCTTTACAATTCCACGCAAACTTTCGTGAGGCTAACACAGGGTACCCCGGTGGGGGCGATCGAAAGTCAACTACCGGGTGTGATTCGGCTGAGCAACGACGAGCGGGTGGTGAAGCACGTGCGCCTGACCCTACAGCCTTTGCATGATATTCATCTGTACTCGGCCGATTTGTCCGACCCCACCAGCACCGGAAACATCAGCCATGTGAAGGTACTGGCCCTGATTGCCCTGCTCACCATGCTGATTGCGTGTTTCAATTTTATCAATTTATCGACGGCCTACTCGCTTCGCCGGATCAGGGAGGTAGGCTTGCGCAAGGCGATGGGCGCGGTGCGTAGTCATCTCGTCGCCCAGTTTCTGGGCGAAGCACTTGTGATGACGGCGCTAGCCTTTGCAATGGCCGGGCCCTTCGTAGCCGTTTTATTACCCTTCCTGACTAAATTTACGGGTAGACATTTTACAGTAACGGATTTCCTGCAACCAGAGCTGATTGCAATCAGTGTCGGTCTGCTGGTGGCAACGGCCGTGCTGGCGGGTACCTACCCCGCTTTCTTCATCACTCGCTTCCAGCCCGTTCAGGCGCTGAAAGGGATGGCCGGACGTATGGGTAGGAGTACAGGTTTACGCCAGGTTCTGGTGGTAGCCCAGTTTGCGGTGGCGCTGATCCTGGTCGTAGCTACCCTGGTGCTTTTTCAACAACGCACCTATCTGCTCAACAAACCCCTGGGTTTTCAAAAAGAGCAGATCATCACCCTCCCGCTGTTCGGTAGTGGTGCTTCGGCCAATTTGCCCCAGGGCATCGACGGGACCTTCCGGCAGCGCATGAATACCTTCGAGGAGGCAGTCGGTCAATCCGGGAGTGTGCAGGGCATAACGGCCGCGTCGGCTCTGCCGGGTAGCGGGTACGTGCGTTCGCTGGTGGTACCCGAGGGCAAGACCGAACAGGATAATATATTCGTGTCCTGGATGTCAGCCGACTATGACTTCCTGCTGACCCTCGGTATTCCAGTGATAGCCGGGCGCGATTTTTCCAAGGAAACCGGCACTGACCATCTGGAAGCTTTTATTCTGAACGAATCAGCCGTTAAATCCCTGGGGTACCCTGATGCCGAATCGGCGGTTGGTCGTCCGATTCAGCGGGGTGGGGAAGGCGGCAAAAAAGGTTTTATCATTGGCGTGGTGCGGGATTTTCATTTCAATCCGCTCGATACGCCCCTTGAACCGCTCATCATCGACATCAATGTACCCCGCTTCACCGTGTTCGCCGTGAAGGTTTCGGCTCAGGGTACCCCTGCCACGCTGGAGCATCTGAAAAAGCAATGGGAGTCACACTTTCCGGAACGCCCTTTCGAGTATTCGTTTCTGGACGACACCCTGGATGCTCACTATGACTCACAGGAAACGCAGAGCCAACTCCTGGGACTTTTTTCCGGTCTGGCCATTTTTATTTCCTGCCTGGGCTTGTTCGGTTTAGTAGAATTCACTACCCGGCAACGCACCAAAGAAATCGGTATTCGAAAAGTACTGGGGGCGAGTGTGGCCAGTGTCGTGGTGCTTCTTTCGAAGGATTTTCTCAAACTTGTCCTGATTGCCATCGTCATCGCGTCGCCCGTTGCCTGGTACACCATGCATGAATGGTTAGCGGATTTTGCCTATAAAATCGACATCAGTTGGTGGGTGTTTATCTTGGCAGGAGGTATGGCGGCAGGCATTGCGCTGCTGACGGTGAGTTTTCAGTCGGTGAGAGCCGCGCTGATGAATCCGGTGAAAAGTCTTAGATCTGAATGAACAAAAGGCCGATAGCTATTGGCTCAAAAACCAGCCTCCTATACGATGCTCAAGAACTACCTCAAAATCGCGCTGCGTACCCTTTGGAAAAACAAGCTGTTTTCTCTGGTCAATATTCTGGGTTTGGGGCTCGCCATTCCGTTTGCGTTGCTGGCGCTGTTACAACTGCAGGGGGCTTTCGAAACGGACAACTTTCACCCCAACTCCGACCGGATTTACCGAATCATTACCGACGAGGTAGCCCGCGACGGCGGGGTGATTCCGTACGCTTCATCGCCCTACCTGCTCGCTGAACAACTGGAAAACAACTACGCCTGCGTGGAAATATCCGCCAAAGTGGTGCGGGACTTTGGCTGGGAGCTGAGCAATCAGCTCAAAACCCTCCGGGTCAATTGTCTCTACGTGGAGCCCGATTTTTTCAAAATATTCGGGTTTCCCTTGGCGAAAGGTACCCTGCCCGTGGAGCCGAACAGCCTGGTGCTGAGCCACGAGGCGGCAGAAAGGTTTTTTGGGGATGTGAACCCCGTCGGGAAGACGCTGGAGCATCCTACCTACGGGATGCTCACCATTTCGGGGGTACTGAAGCCCTACAAGAAACAAACGCAGTTTCGAAGCGACGTGATGGTGTCATTGGCTACCTACGATCAGCACAATCCTGATGCCCGCAAAGCGCAGTCCTGGGGCGATTACAAGGCACACACCTTTGTCAGGCTGAACCCCGGGGCTCGTCCGGAAGCCCTGGAACAAGCCATCGGAGAGGTTGCCCGAAAGATCAATCCGACGCTCGCTTCGGCCAAAAAATCGAACCGGTTTCACAAACAGGCGCTGTCCGAAATTTCTCCGAGCCGGGCCGAACTCCGCAACAATCCCTACGTGGATTCGATGCAGGATATTTACTTCAATTTTGCGATTCCGCTGATGATTCTGTTGCTGGCGGGATTCAACTACACCAACCTGACGCTGGCCCGCTCACTGAGCCGCTCCAGAGAGGTAGGGGTTCGGAAGGTGATGGGGGCCGTGCGTCGGCAGTTGATTCTGCAGTTCATCTGCGAAGCGATCGTGATCGCCCTCCTGGCGCTGGTAGTGGGCCTTGGGTGCCTGTCCCTGATGCGGCAGTTCATCCATGTGCAGTGGGTCACGTGGGAGGTCGACAATCAGATGTCCATCTGGCTGGCTTTTGTGCTGTTTGCCGTATTCCTCGGATTCGTCGCGGGTATGTTGCCTGCCTGGATTCTGTCGGGTTTTCAACCCGTGCAGGTACTGAAAGGTACCCTGGTTCCGGCTGCTCTGGGTAGGATCAACTTTCGAAAAGTACTGATCGTCGTTCAGTTTGTAGTTACGATTGGCTTTATTTTCCAGATCGGCCACATGTACAATCAGTTCAATTACATGGCTACCGAAAACGAGAACTTCAACCGGAAGGGCATTTTCAATGTATCGCTGGCGGATAATAATTACCAGCTGTTGCGCGATGAAATTTCCATGAACAAGCAGGTCGAGCAGATCGGCCTGACCTCCCTGGCTTTTGGCGGTGTCGCGGCCGAGTACGCAATCAAATCCCACAAGGAGGATGAGAATACCAGCACCTACTATTACGCAGTGGATGCGGGTTTTGTAGAAAACATGAAGTTGCAGTTCCTGGCGGGCGAGAACCTGCCCGCTACCACGTCCGACTCGGCCGGCCACTTTGTAGTGATCAATGAGAAGGCAGTTGAAAAGCTGCGCTTAGGTACCCCCCGGGAGGCCATTGGCAAGTCCATTTTTCTGAACAACGAACCCGACTTGCAGGTGGTAGGCGTGGTTAGGAATTTCTGCCATTACAACTACCAGTACGCCATTGAGCCGTTGGTGTTCCGGTACAATCCCAGCCAGTTCCGGCTACTCTCGGTCAAGACAACCGACCCTATTTCACAGGATGCCTTTCTGGCGCAGGTCCAGGCGATCTGGAAGCAGCACTACCCCTACCAGGAAATGGGCTATTCGTGGTACGAGCAGGAGCTATACGACCGCTACTATCCCGCCGAGGATATGAAAATGATGGGTATGGCCTCCATCGTCATCTGGGTGATTGCGGTGCTGGGCCTGCTGGGTATGGTGACGTACAGCACAGAGAAGCGCTACAAAGAAATCGGGATTCGAAAAGTCATGGGGGCTTCGGTGATGGAGGTAGTCAGAACGCTGTCGTGGAGTTTCCTGAAACTATTACTGATCGCGGGCCTGATTGCTCTGCCAGTGGGGTACATATCGGGCGTTTTCTTCGTGAGTTTGTTTACGTTTCACGCCGGGCTCAACTATGGCTTGATGACCCTTTCGATGGGGCTTGTACTGTTGGTAGCCCTAAGTTCCATCGGGTATTACACCACCAGGGCCGCGCTGATGAATCCGGTGGAAAGTCTGCGGAGCGAATGAGTATGGCTCGTGTAGGCGGATAGGGTAGGTTGGGTTTTAAAACCTTTCTGGAATCTTTGATTATTCCCAGACCGATCTCTCGCAATCATTCAGCCTACCTTTCAATGTCCACTGGCGTACATAAATGTCCGAAAACGGACATTTTTTTTAGTAGGCTATTTTGTAAAGCGTTCGCAATCAGTTTGTATGAATTTTGGCATACGTTTATTATCCAACCTGTTGGAGGATAAATCCTAACGACTCGCTGTACTGTTTGCTGCTGTCGCCGGGAGGTACCCTCTCCTTCCTGAATACCAAGATATCTACGAGCCATGAACCGAACTTACCTCAAAATTGCCTGGCGGAATTTGCGCAAGAGCAAGCTGTTTTCTTCCATCAACGTCTTTGGTCTGTCAGTGGGCATGGCCTGCTGCATGCTGCTGCTGCTGTACATCAACAGCGAACTGTCGTTCGACAGGTACCACGAATTTGCCAACGACATCTATCTGCTTCGCAGCGAAAATACCTACAACGGCGAGTTGATGGACAACCCTCGCGCGCCCTCACCCTACGCGCAAGCCATGAAGGCAGAATTTCCCGAGGTAGTACAGGTCACGCGCGTCTGGCAGAATTTCCTGGAAAAAGAAACGCTGTTGCGGGTAAAAGATGCCAACAAAACGATAAAAGCGTTCAATGAGAGGTCGGGTTATCAGGTAGACTCTACTTTTTTCGATGTCTTTACCTACCAGTTCCTGGAAGGTGACGCCCGTACGGCGCTGGACGATGCCCATTCGGTGGTTCTTTCAGAGGCCCTGGCTCAAAAACTCTTTGGCAACGTCCCCGCCCTGAACAAGACGATCCAGATCGGGGGGGTAGCAGGTACCAATGAAAATTTCCAGGTCACGGGCGTCTACCGCGACGAAAGCCGCCGCTCACACATCGATGCGCCCTACTTTCTGTCCCTTCAGGCCGGCTGGGTGGGCGGGTTTCTACGCGAGCAGAAGCAGGATTTCAGCAACAACAATATGTTCTATACCTACCTGCGTATGCAGCCGGGTACCGACGCTGCTAAGTTTGAAAACAAACTTCCTTCCTTCGTTGAAAAATATGCCCGCAAGGATCTCAAACTTGCGGGAGCGGATAAAAAGATGGCGCTGCTTTCGGTCAAAGACATTCACCTTTTCGACAAGGTAGACGCCATCCTCACACCTACCAGTAGCGTTACCTACCTCTACGTGCTGGGTTCCATTGCGCTGTTCACCCTGCTCCTGGCTTGCATCAATTTCATGAATCTGGCTACCGCCCGCTCGGTCAAGCGAGCTGCGGAGGTGGGGATGCGCAAAGTGATGGGTGCACAGCAGAGCAGTCTGATCGGCCAGTTTTTGGGCGAATCGATGGTACTGACTATGCTGGCATTGCTGGTAGCCATCGTGCTGGTGGTGTTGCTGTTACCTGCTTTCGATCAGTTATCGGGTAAAGTGCTTGATTTTTCTGATCTGTTACAACCCAAAATCATCGCTGCCTTTCTGGGATTGGCCCTGCTGACGGGGCTGGTGGCGGGTAGCTATCCGGCTTTCTATCTGTCGGTGTTCAATCCGTTGGATGTACTCAAAGGGAAGTTCGTCAACTCGGTTTCGGCTACGTTGCTGCGGCGCGGGCTGGTGGTGTTCCAGTTCGTGATTTCGATCGGACTGGTGGTGGCGACTATCGTAATCCAGGGACAA is from Salmonirosea aquatica and encodes:
- a CDS encoding Uma2 family endonuclease, whose protein sequence is MMEPSVETVPVQELSPYELERGKPMPTLVHGAIQANLIVHIAVSYPNQYRIASEVALDTHPFGSTPDLVLYPASELDYKNDPSRRTDAPLLVVEIQSPSQSTKDMVSKLEPYFYFGVKSCWIVVPDLQAILVYDNPFHYTFFHGHEKLRDVTMNIELNLREVFK
- a CDS encoding ABC transporter permease — its product is MFANSLKIAFRSLWKNKGYTFLNTAGLALGMACSILAALWTYDELTYDQFHENYKTIYQVGRNSERDGTIVTNKNTPYPLAEGLKQTYPDIARASRVTHPAERLLAAADKKIYQDVLLVDPDFLKMFTFSLSQGTPATALSDPRSIVLSQKTATSLFGEENPLGKIVSFNNLIDVKVTGVLADMPANSTLKFDCVLPYSLYPIMDDFYKTLDDNWGNNVVRTFIELKPKVTAERVVAKIAPFLTANDETVKQTLMLHAMPDWRLRDKFENGKITGGMIDYVRIFLWVAGFVLLIACINFMNLSTARSEKRAREVGVRKAVGSSRGRLVARFLGESNLLAFLGFALAVLLVVLLLPWFNQLTDKEISLPYTQPVAWLIGLGITLLTGMAAGLYPALYLSSFQPVRALKNVIQIGKSAGVPRKVMVGLQFTISILLIISVLVIGRQLRYTKDRTVGYDRSNLIMAEFPDQLRQKEEVLRNELLNSGFVSSVTGTLAPMTEIWNTNGVRYDGDKNTTLVTVSSDYDYVETFGIKLKSGRSFSRDFATDSSAVLLNESAVKAMNLSEPLGVNIEHWGKTYHVIGVIDDVLMDSPYENVRPTGVFFDQKHLYTLNIRFREGVNTREALAGTKAIYEKLAPAYPFAHKFVDEEYDRKFASEERIGNLINAFALLTIFISCLGLFGLAAYTAERRTKEIGVRKVLGADVSSIVLMLSKEYVYLIGIASLLAAPVAWYFLHDWLQNYAYRIEIPWWIFILSGVLALAVALLTVSFQSVRAALMNPVKSLRSE
- a CDS encoding ABC transporter permease — its product is MLTNYLKIAWRNVWKHWSYSLVNVMSLALGMGVCILIGLFVLTELNFDRFWKDSDQVYRINQINSFEEEHEAAYVSIPVGPAVARQVAGVEATTRLFRRSGSMKVALPKTPPQLFQERDVIFVDSAFFQVFTQPLVEGNPIGVLKAPASVVLSESARRKYFGDGNALGEVIRYEDRVDLTVTGVFADPPATTDLKADFLIHFETLFSVEPEGTADFLRRDWLYNSTQTFVRLTQGTPVGAIESQLPGVIRLSNDERVVKHVRLTLQPLHDIHLYSADLSDPTSTGNISHVKVLALIALLTMLIACFNFINLSTAYSLRRIREVGLRKAMGAVRSHLVAQFLGEALVMTALAFAMAGPFVAVLLPFLTKFTGRHFTVTDFLQPELIAISVGLLVATAVLAGTYPAFFITRFQPVQALKGMAGRMGRSTGLRQVLVVAQFAVALILVVATLVLFQQRTYLLNKPLGFQKEQIITLPLFGSGASANLPQGIDGTFRQRMNTFEEAVGQSGSVQGITAASALPGSGYVRSLVVPEGKTEQDNIFVSWMSADYDFLLTLGIPVIAGRDFSKETGTDHLEAFILNESAVKSLGYPDAESAVGRPIQRGGEGGKKGFIIGVVRDFHFNPLDTPLEPLIIDINVPRFTVFAVKVSAQGTPATLEHLKKQWESHFPERPFEYSFLDDTLDAHYDSQETQSQLLGLFSGLAIFISCLGLFGLVEFTTRQRTKEIGIRKVLGASVASVVVLLSKDFLKLVLIAIVIASPVAWYTMHEWLADFAYKIDISWWVFILAGGMAAGIALLTVSFQSVRAALMNPVKSLRSE
- a CDS encoding ABC transporter permease, with the translated sequence MLKNYLKIALRTLWKNKLFSLVNILGLGLAIPFALLALLQLQGAFETDNFHPNSDRIYRIITDEVARDGGVIPYASSPYLLAEQLENNYACVEISAKVVRDFGWELSNQLKTLRVNCLYVEPDFFKIFGFPLAKGTLPVEPNSLVLSHEAAERFFGDVNPVGKTLEHPTYGMLTISGVLKPYKKQTQFRSDVMVSLATYDQHNPDARKAQSWGDYKAHTFVRLNPGARPEALEQAIGEVARKINPTLASAKKSNRFHKQALSEISPSRAELRNNPYVDSMQDIYFNFAIPLMILLLAGFNYTNLTLARSLSRSREVGVRKVMGAVRRQLILQFICEAIVIALLALVVGLGCLSLMRQFIHVQWVTWEVDNQMSIWLAFVLFAVFLGFVAGMLPAWILSGFQPVQVLKGTLVPAALGRINFRKVLIVVQFVVTIGFIFQIGHMYNQFNYMATENENFNRKGIFNVSLADNNYQLLRDEISMNKQVEQIGLTSLAFGGVAAEYAIKSHKEDENTSTYYYAVDAGFVENMKLQFLAGENLPATTSDSAGHFVVINEKAVEKLRLGTPREAIGKSIFLNNEPDLQVVGVVRNFCHYNYQYAIEPLVFRYNPSQFRLLSVKTTDPISQDAFLAQVQAIWKQHYPYQEMGYSWYEQELYDRYYPAEDMKMMGMASIVIWVIAVLGLLGMVTYSTEKRYKEIGIRKVMGASVMEVVRTLSWSFLKLLLIAGLIALPVGYISGVFFVSLFTFHAGLNYGLMTLSMGLVLLVALSSIGYYTTRAALMNPVESLRSE
- a CDS encoding ABC transporter permease, whose amino-acid sequence is MNRTYLKIAWRNLRKSKLFSSINVFGLSVGMACCMLLLLYINSELSFDRYHEFANDIYLLRSENTYNGELMDNPRAPSPYAQAMKAEFPEVVQVTRVWQNFLEKETLLRVKDANKTIKAFNERSGYQVDSTFFDVFTYQFLEGDARTALDDAHSVVLSEALAQKLFGNVPALNKTIQIGGVAGTNENFQVTGVYRDESRRSHIDAPYFLSLQAGWVGGFLREQKQDFSNNNMFYTYLRMQPGTDAAKFENKLPSFVEKYARKDLKLAGADKKMALLSVKDIHLFDKVDAILTPTSSVTYLYVLGSIALFTLLLACINFMNLATARSVKRAAEVGMRKVMGAQQSSLIGQFLGESMVLTMLALLVAIVLVVLLLPAFDQLSGKVLDFSDLLQPKIIAAFLGLALLTGLVAGSYPAFYLSVFNPLDVLKGKFVNSVSATLLRRGLVVFQFVISIGLVVATIVIQGQMKFMRDQPLGFNKDQQIVLPLRSDRSRSAYQALRNELLQSSQVTGAAGTGYYPGILNPSDMGLHRPEQSVDEVAITKTNWVSPEFMEMMGFKAVAGRLLSKEFMGDTANQTIVVNEATLRKFAIPLEKAIGQKLANNSRTFEIVGVVKDFHFADLHQVIEPYAFLLEPGNDYNYLIAHVNTADASKVLPFIESKWKALVPDEPFRYSFLNEDFQKNYDADARTARIVNVFTLISIIISCLGLFGLTAFEAQQRIREIGVRKVLGASVGSIVALLSRDFVKLVLAAIVIATPLTWYAMNQWLQDFAYKIDIEWWVFVLAGIIAVGIALLTVSFQSAKAALTNPVKSLRSE